Part of the Candidatus Nitrospira nitrificans genome is shown below.
ATCCAAACAGCCGAAAAGAAGTTGTTCAATTCGCTCAAAGGGGAGTTCGAAGGGTTTGTCGATCGCTATTTCAATCGCAAGGTTTCCCGCTGGTTCACACGCCTGTTTCTCCTCACGGGGTTGTCGCCCAATTATATTACGGTCCTGGCCGGATTGATCGGTCTGCTTGCGGCGGTTGGATTTGGCGTGGGCACGTACAGTGCCGGTATCGTGGCGGCCCTCTTGTTTCAATTGGCGGCCGTCATCGATTGTTGCGACGGCGAAGTCGCGCGATTGACCTTTACCGAGTCGCCCTTTGGGGCCTGGCTCGACATCGCCTTCGACAACATCGTTCATATGGCGATTTTTGGAGGCATCGCCGTGGGACTCTACACGGCCCACATCGGTCAAACGGATGACTGGGTTTCGCTCGCGCTCGGCGGCGTCGCGGTATTTGGGAACGGCCTCTCATTCTTGCTTGTCGAAAAGGCGCAAAAGATTAAGACGATGAGTGGTTGGAGCACCCCAACCCATGCGGCCTGGGCGGATGTCATGTTGAAAAATGTCGCCAACAGGGATTTTTCAGCCGCGTTGTTGGGCTTCGCCTTGTTCGACCAGCTGCATTGGTTCCTCATCTTCGCGGCAGCCGGGGCCTTGCTGTTTGCCGGTGCCATGGTTTGGGTCATCCGCCCGTCCGCAGTCTCATCTTCTCGGCCATAATGCCGCGTTTGCCATCCGACTAACGTGTTACGCTATATCCTACTCGCCCTTGGCCTCATCGTTCTTGGCTTGCTTGTCTGGCATATCGGTCCCGCCAATATCTACGAAGCTGCGATGCAACTGGGCCCTACAGCCTTGCTCGCGATCCTGATCCCGTCTGTCATCATGTATTCCGTTGAAGCGTACGGGTGGAAAATGGTGTTGGGGTCGGCGGCACGAGGGGTGCCGTTTTGGCGGCTCCTGACGATTCGGATGGCCGGCGAGGTGGTGAATATGACCACTCCAACGGCCTACCTGGGGGGAGAACCGCTGAAGGCCTATCTGTTGAACAAGAATCACCAAGTTCCGATCGTGGAAGGTGGAGCCTCCGTCGTGATCGCGAAGACCACCATGACCATCGCGGAAGTGATTTATATTCTCGTGGGGATCGTTCTGGGATTCTGGATTGTGGGTGCCGGCAGCTCGGCAGGTCAGACGATCACGGCGGCCTTGGTGAGCGTCGGATTGCTGGTGTGTTCGATCGCCGGGTTTGTCTTTATCCAGCAGCGCGGGCTCTTTGCG
Proteins encoded:
- a CDS encoding lysylphosphatidylglycerol synthase transmembrane domain-containing protein, producing the protein MLRYILLALGLIVLGLLVWHIGPANIYEAAMQLGPTALLAILIPSVIMYSVEAYGWKMVLGSAARGVPFWRLLTIRMAGEVVNMTTPTAYLGGEPLKAYLLNKNHQVPIVEGGASVVIAKTTMTIAEVIYILVGIVLGFWIVGAGSSAGQTITAALVSVGLLVCSIAGFVFIQQRGLFASILSLVKKLGLRIRSLESQEEHLRSIDQTILNFYSHHKKVFLASTGVYLFGWLAESLEVFGIIYFLGGSVSFLTAISLGSIAVFIKGGSFFIPGSLGAQDAGNLLLLQAFGYSDVTGITFALLRRFRELVWICIGLLCLATVGKAGLSRDQEAERSS